In Nitrospirota bacterium, one DNA window encodes the following:
- a CDS encoding DUF1566 domain-containing protein, whose product MRAVLIMLTCAANILLMFSLSLADDYPLVTPLQIAQLPSAQGSAQPTKPVPGLAPIQSAPPQIQYSNEAKILQGVERLEQRVIQLEGVLKSLVGKVDILSETTRVAHEQQRLLDERIQAQTEQRYEYPPAQRWEVVYGGGAVVDKETGLIWQRQPGTAKLMWPQASDICVKLGVPNTLTPHRGWRLPTVQELNTLAPLTQQSPFIGVQGGGDPWYWTSTVDGATRPYHAGDGEDYPFVYRVSFSLNGGSSAGATGTAPGSGSGAGGSVWCVR is encoded by the coding sequence ATGCGCGCTGTTCTCATCATGCTCACCTGTGCGGCTAATATTCTATTGATGTTTTCTCTTTCCCTTGCCGATGACTATCCACTGGTCACACCATTGCAAATTGCACAACTCCCTTCGGCACAGGGAAGTGCTCAACCAACAAAGCCTGTGCCTGGGTTGGCGCCGATTCAATCGGCGCCGCCACAAATTCAGTATTCAAATGAGGCGAAGATACTTCAGGGCGTCGAACGGCTTGAACAGAGAGTGATCCAGCTTGAGGGGGTACTAAAAAGCCTTGTTGGAAAAGTCGACATCCTCAGTGAAACAACTCGTGTGGCACATGAGCAACAACGTCTTCTGGACGAACGAATTCAGGCTCAAACTGAACAGCGTTACGAATACCCGCCTGCCCAGCGATGGGAAGTCGTCTATGGCGGGGGGGCTGTCGTCGACAAAGAGACAGGACTCATCTGGCAACGCCAACCGGGGACGGCCAAACTGATGTGGCCTCAAGCCAGCGATATCTGCGTCAAGCTTGGGGTGCCGAACACCCTGACCCCTCACAGAGGCTGGCGCTTGCCGACGGTGCAGGAGTTAAACACCCTCGCGCCGCTCACTCAGCAAAGTCCATTTATCGGAGTACAAGGCGGAGGTGATCCATGGTATTGGACAAGCACTGTCGACGGTGCAACGCGTCCCTATCATGCCGGCGATGGAGAGGACTACCCGTTTGTCTATAGGGTATCATTCTCACTGAACGGAGGCTCGTCGGCCGGTGCAACCGGGACAGCGCCTGGGTCAGGTTCAGGGGCAGGCGGTTCCGTCTGGTGCGTACGATAA
- a CDS encoding caspase family protein: MVLWTAQVDAGTSRGVKVTDIDGKSPAEFVAGRSGKSWAVVIGINAYQHVPNLTYAVADAKGIADLFTKKGFKVTSLFDKAATRKAILQELGDRLPSQVGEQDQVVIFFAGHGETRKYGAGNAMGFLLPVDAEASALSGTAIDMGLIQSLAQALPAKQILFLIDSCYGGIAGQRFRSLSPTTDAYLKLITREKGRQLLTAGGADQQAVESPTWGHSAFTYYLLEGLGKGLADLNEDGVIPTSELYTYLDQRVYAAAHLLGHTQRPQFWSLTPEQGEFVFIPDQTTTRQSHEPQQASPNESAAEIARLHAELEKVTAKLKKQDEVPQSKPPALATPEPKAQPESKHVKNDSPSLEKSCQDGDGEKCFRLASRYLLGDSVRKDIRRGAGYFEKGCRSGDLNSCTALGTLFSLGEGVARDRSLARALWSYACKNGNQKACDLISNAEQAAG, translated from the coding sequence ATGGTGTTATGGACCGCGCAGGTCGATGCAGGAACGAGTCGCGGGGTGAAAGTCACGGACATTGATGGCAAGTCGCCTGCGGAGTTCGTTGCCGGGCGAAGTGGGAAGTCCTGGGCCGTGGTGATCGGGATCAATGCCTATCAGCATGTCCCCAACTTGACCTACGCGGTGGCTGATGCGAAGGGCATCGCCGATCTTTTCACGAAGAAGGGATTCAAGGTCACGTCGCTGTTCGACAAAGCGGCCACGAGGAAAGCCATTCTGCAGGAACTCGGCGATCGGTTGCCAAGTCAAGTCGGGGAACAGGATCAAGTTGTCATATTTTTCGCCGGTCATGGCGAGACGAGGAAGTATGGGGCCGGGAATGCGATGGGGTTTCTGTTGCCCGTCGATGCCGAAGCCTCAGCTCTGAGCGGAACTGCCATCGATATGGGACTGATCCAGTCGTTGGCCCAAGCATTACCAGCCAAGCAAATCCTCTTCTTGATCGACTCCTGTTATGGAGGCATCGCGGGCCAACGATTTCGCAGTCTTTCTCCGACCACAGATGCCTATCTCAAGCTGATCACCCGCGAGAAGGGCCGGCAGCTCTTAACCGCCGGAGGAGCCGATCAACAAGCCGTAGAAAGTCCCACATGGGGACATAGTGCCTTCACCTACTATCTCTTGGAGGGGCTAGGAAAGGGCTTGGCCGATCTCAACGAGGATGGTGTAATTCCGACATCAGAGCTCTACACGTACCTCGATCAGCGCGTATACGCAGCGGCCCATCTCCTCGGGCATACTCAACGGCCGCAATTTTGGTCGTTGACTCCTGAGCAAGGCGAGTTTGTGTTTATTCCAGATCAAACGACGACGCGTCAATCGCACGAGCCGCAGCAGGCAAGCCCGAACGAGTCAGCCGCCGAAATTGCCCGGTTGCATGCGGAGCTTGAGAAAGTGACCGCCAAGCTGAAGAAGCAAGATGAAGTGCCTCAATCAAAGCCGCCGGCGCTGGCTACGCCGGAGCCGAAGGCTCAACCGGAGAGCAAGCATGTGAAGAATGACTCACCGTCGTTGGAGAAGTCTTGCCAGGACGGAGATGGTGAGAAATGTTTTCGCTTGGCGAGCCGCTACCTCTTGGGAGACTCCGTCCGCAAAGATATCCGGCGCGGCGCCGGATACTTCGAGAAGGGATGCCGGAGCGGAGATTTGAATAGTTGCACCGCGTTGGGGACGCTCTTTTCGCTCGGCGAAGGCGTGGCCAGAGATCGTTCGCTCGCACGGGCTCTCTGGAGCTACGCCTGCAAGAACGGGAATCAGAAGGCGTGCGACCTTATATCAAACGCTGAGCAAGCGGCAGGGTAA
- the glgB gene encoding 1,4-alpha-glucan branching protein GlgB, with protein MSRLSLDQLEQLVQGHHWDPLAILGPHPIVQGNSQTVAVRCFLPEAIDVALLLSGQDRQPIPMVRAHEAGVFEAIVPGPLGPVPYRLRITDHAGQISERHDPYAFPPLLSDYELHLFAEGTFFKAYETMGAHLRTVEGIAGVHFVVWAPNALRVSVVGDFNQWDGRRHPMTNRGATGLWELFIPDLTDGTLYKYEIRSRHHDTPLLKADPYAVASELRPKTASMVHSLAPYRWKDQSWMAARAQQDPLATPLSIYEAHLGSWMRIPEEADRWLTYSELAKKLIPYVKNMGYTHVELLPITEHPFDGSWGYQTIGYFAATSRHGSPEDFMAFVDTAHQAGIGVLMDWTPAHFPDDPHGLSQFDGTHLYDHADPRLGYHPDWHSRIFNYDRVEVRNFLMNSALFWLDRYHIDGLRVDAVASMLYLDYGRKEGEWIPNQFGGHENLGAVTLLKDLNVLVHRDFPGAITIAEESTSWPGVSRPTYAGGLGFTFKWNMGWMHDMLEYFSHDAVHRPFHQNQLTFGLLYAFNENFVLVLSHDEVVHGKRALLDKMPGDEWQRFANLRALYSFMYGHPGKKMLFMGGEFGQWREWNHESSLEWHLCALDRHVGLQRFVRDLNWLYRQEPALHELDHDWTGFQWVDFRDADHSIIAFLRKAKDQDNQILCVCNFTPVPRYNYRIGVPREGYYRELLNSDASAYGGSNVGNAGGLQTQALPSHGLPHSLAVTLPPLSVLFLKRA; from the coding sequence ATGTCACGCTTATCGCTCGATCAACTCGAACAACTCGTCCAGGGTCACCACTGGGACCCCCTCGCGATTCTTGGCCCCCATCCAATCGTCCAGGGAAATTCCCAGACTGTTGCAGTTCGCTGCTTCCTGCCGGAGGCCATTGATGTTGCACTGCTTCTCAGTGGGCAAGATCGGCAGCCCATTCCGATGGTGCGCGCCCATGAAGCCGGTGTGTTCGAAGCAATCGTTCCGGGGCCGCTAGGACCGGTCCCTTATCGCCTTCGCATCACCGACCATGCGGGACAGATCTCAGAGCGGCATGATCCCTATGCCTTCCCCCCCCTTCTCAGCGACTATGAGCTGCATCTCTTTGCCGAGGGCACCTTCTTCAAAGCCTACGAGACAATGGGCGCCCATCTCAGGACCGTGGAGGGGATCGCTGGAGTCCATTTTGTCGTCTGGGCACCGAACGCCCTGAGAGTCAGTGTCGTAGGCGACTTCAACCAATGGGATGGCCGCCGCCACCCCATGACGAATCGCGGAGCCACCGGACTCTGGGAACTCTTCATTCCGGACCTCACTGACGGCACACTCTATAAATATGAAATCCGTTCGCGCCATCATGACACCCCGCTCCTGAAAGCCGATCCCTATGCGGTGGCATCGGAGCTGCGCCCCAAGACCGCATCAATGGTCCACTCGCTCGCTCCCTACCGCTGGAAGGACCAGTCCTGGATGGCGGCTCGGGCACAGCAAGATCCGCTGGCGACGCCCCTCTCAATTTACGAGGCCCATCTCGGATCCTGGATGCGTATCCCCGAGGAAGCGGATCGCTGGTTGACGTATTCAGAGCTAGCCAAAAAGCTCATCCCCTACGTAAAGAATATGGGATATACCCACGTCGAACTACTCCCGATCACAGAACATCCGTTCGACGGATCCTGGGGTTATCAGACCATCGGTTACTTCGCCGCAACCAGCCGACACGGGTCTCCCGAAGACTTCATGGCCTTCGTCGACACGGCGCATCAGGCCGGAATCGGTGTGCTCATGGACTGGACTCCCGCACACTTTCCCGACGATCCGCATGGGTTGTCCCAATTTGACGGCACACACCTCTATGATCATGCAGACCCAAGGCTCGGCTACCATCCTGACTGGCACAGCCGCATCTTCAATTACGATCGCGTCGAGGTCCGGAACTTCCTGATGAACAGCGCCCTCTTCTGGCTGGATCGCTACCACATCGATGGCTTGCGCGTGGATGCCGTCGCCTCGATGCTCTATCTCGATTATGGTCGGAAAGAAGGGGAATGGATTCCCAATCAGTTCGGCGGGCACGAAAACCTCGGAGCTGTCACGCTGCTCAAAGACTTAAATGTCCTGGTCCACCGTGACTTCCCTGGCGCCATCACCATCGCCGAAGAATCCACGTCCTGGCCGGGAGTCTCACGCCCTACCTATGCGGGAGGACTCGGTTTCACGTTTAAGTGGAACATGGGCTGGATGCACGACATGCTGGAATATTTCAGCCACGATGCCGTCCACCGCCCCTTCCACCAGAATCAGCTGACGTTTGGACTCCTCTACGCCTTCAATGAAAACTTTGTCCTGGTGCTCTCGCACGATGAAGTCGTGCATGGAAAACGGGCACTGCTCGACAAGATGCCCGGCGACGAGTGGCAACGTTTTGCCAACCTTCGCGCGCTCTACAGCTTCATGTATGGGCATCCCGGCAAAAAAATGCTGTTCATGGGTGGAGAGTTCGGGCAGTGGCGTGAGTGGAACCATGAGAGCAGCCTGGAATGGCATCTCTGCGCGTTGGATCGACATGTGGGGCTCCAGCGGTTCGTGCGGGATCTTAACTGGCTCTACCGCCAGGAACCGGCGCTGCACGAACTCGACCACGACTGGACCGGCTTCCAATGGGTCGACTTTCGCGATGCGGACCATTCCATCATCGCCTTCCTGAGAAAAGCCAAGGATCAGGACAACCAGATACTGTGTGTGTGTAACTTCACCCCGGTCCCCCGCTACAACTATCGAATTGGCGTGCCTCGCGAAGGCTACTACCGCGAACTGTTAAACAGCGATGCTTCGGCTTACGGCGGGAGCAACGTGGGCAATGCAGGCGGACTCCAGACACAGGCCCTCCCCTCTCATGGTCTACCTCATTCGCTTGCAGTCACACTCCCACCCCTATCGGTGTTATTTCTCAAGCGAGCCTGA
- a CDS encoding DUF882 domain-containing protein has translation MKTSVVGLLLLGSRLLCPSAARADELPDGELTFFNVHTDERLRVRYRDEAGNYDLTALDEVNHILRCHHTGEVAAIDVRMLEHVNLVQKSVDGAGEIHVISGYRSPEYNAQLVKRSRRVARHSLHIEGQALDFYIPGVTPRELRHAAMKLQYGGVGYYPRKNFIHLDCGPFRTW, from the coding sequence TTGAAAACGTCCGTTGTCGGGCTGTTGTTACTCGGCAGCAGGCTGTTGTGTCCCTCGGCCGCGCGTGCGGATGAACTCCCCGATGGGGAGCTGACGTTCTTCAACGTGCACACCGACGAACGGCTGAGAGTCCGCTATCGAGACGAGGCGGGGAACTATGATCTGACGGCGTTGGATGAGGTAAACCATATTCTTCGCTGCCATCACACCGGAGAAGTGGCCGCCATCGACGTGCGGATGCTGGAGCATGTGAATCTCGTGCAGAAGTCGGTTGATGGCGCCGGAGAGATCCATGTGATTTCCGGCTATCGGTCACCCGAGTACAATGCCCAGCTTGTGAAACGGAGCCGGCGAGTGGCGCGGCACAGCTTACATATTGAGGGGCAGGCGCTCGATTTTTATATTCCTGGCGTCACTCCTCGTGAGCTGCGGCATGCTGCGATGAAGCTTCAGTATGGTGGGGTTGGCTACTATCCGCGTAAGAACTTCATCCATCTCGATTGCGGTCCTTTCCGCACCTGGTAA
- a CDS encoding substrate-binding domain-containing protein, which translates to MGIVLLISGLLLFGNADAALTGRILIAGYGPELPVIQDLAKAYERLHPGTAIDLEWESTVRAAHLVKTGEAQIAVTDQPDPALKATQIAWDGIAVIVNFSNPIKALSSAQISGIFAAQITNWSELDGAATNIEVIPRTAANNLTAGFKDSLGLTARIVASAAPVRSDQNVLRLVSGRDATISYISLATALKAQEDGISIQILTIDQVDPGDATVKNGRYRLRRPVLMLTGTQPDPLTESFLSFVHSVNGQELLRSMFVPLEPSDPTTTPSTVQQLDRSSPRS; encoded by the coding sequence GTGGGAATTGTTTTGCTCATCTCTGGGCTTCTACTCTTCGGCAATGCCGACGCGGCCCTCACCGGTCGCATCCTCATCGCAGGGTATGGCCCAGAATTACCTGTCATACAAGATCTGGCAAAGGCCTATGAGCGGCTACATCCAGGCACGGCGATCGACCTCGAATGGGAGAGCACCGTGCGGGCCGCTCATCTGGTAAAAACCGGAGAAGCACAGATCGCCGTTACGGACCAACCAGATCCTGCACTCAAGGCCACGCAGATTGCATGGGATGGCATCGCGGTCATTGTCAATTTCTCCAACCCTATCAAAGCCCTGTCCAGCGCCCAAATCAGTGGGATATTTGCTGCACAGATCACCAACTGGTCCGAGCTGGATGGTGCTGCAACCAACATAGAAGTCATTCCTCGCACGGCGGCGAACAATCTCACGGCCGGCTTCAAGGATTCCTTGGGCCTCACAGCGCGGATAGTGGCATCGGCGGCCCCGGTTCGTTCCGATCAAAATGTATTGCGTTTGGTATCCGGACGTGACGCCACGATCAGCTATATTTCTTTAGCCACAGCGTTGAAAGCGCAAGAGGATGGCATTTCGATTCAGATCCTCACGATCGATCAGGTCGATCCAGGAGACGCCACCGTAAAAAATGGGCGATACCGTCTGCGCCGACCGGTCCTCATGCTCACCGGAACACAACCGGACCCACTCACCGAATCATTTCTCTCCTTCGTCCATTCGGTCAACGGGCAAGAGTTGCTGCGCAGCATGTTCGTTCCCCTTGAACCATCAGATCCGACGACCACGCCTTCAACGGTGCAACAACTCGATCGATCCTCACCGAGATCGTGA